The following nucleotide sequence is from Allocatelliglobosispora scoriae.
CTGAAGCTGCGCAAGTCGCTCGGCAAGTCCTACGCCGGCGCCTGGCTCTCAGCTGACGCGAAGACCTTCACGATCGCGGTGACCGGCGAGGCGCAGGCCGAGCAGGTGCGTGCCGCCGGGGCGACCCCCCGTCTCGTCAAGCACAGCCTGCAGCAGCTCGACGCGGTCAAGGCGAAGCTCGACGCCAACTCCGCCAAGGCGCCCAAGGCCGTACCCGGCTGGTATGTGGACGTCACCACCAACACCGTCGTCGTGCTCGCCCGCGCCGGCGCCGACACCGCCGGATTCCTCAAGCAGATCGGCGCCGACATCAGTGCCATCCGCATCGAGGTGTCCACCGAGAACCCGGTGCCGCTGATCGACGTCATCGGCGGCAACGCGTACTACATCGGCGGCAGCCGCTGCTCGGTCGGCTTCCCCGTCACGATCGGCTTCGTCAGCGCCGGCCACTGCGGCACCACCGGCTCGACGACCACCCAGCCGAGCGGCACGTTCGGCGGCTCCAGCTTCCCCGGCAACGACTACTCGTATGTCCGGACCGCCTCGGGCAACACGCCCCGCCCGCTCGTCAACCGCTACTCGGGCAGCACCACCGTCTCCGTCGCCGGCTCGACCGACGCGGCGATCGGCGCCTCGGTGTGCCGGTCCGGCTCGACCACGGGCTGGCACTGCGGCACCATCGGTGCCCGCAACGCGTCGGTGACCTACTCGCAGGGCACCGTCAGCGGCCTCATCCGCACCAACGTCTGCGCTGAGCCCGGTGACTCCGGCGGCTCGCTCATCGCGGGCAACCAGGCCCAGGGCGTCACCTCCGGCGGTTCGGGCAACTGCACCTCCGGCGGCACCACGTACTTCCAGCCGGTCAACGAGATCCTCCAGGCCTACGGCCTGACCCTGATGACCAGCGGCACCACGCCGCCCTCGTCGCCGCCGCCGACCAGCGGCTGCACCGGCTACGAGTTCACCCGCTCCGGCACGCTCTCCAGCGGCGGCGTCGCCTACCAGCCGGACAACAGCTACTACACCTCCACCGTCTCGGGCACCCACCGCGGCTGCCTGCGCGGACCGTCGGGCACCGACTACGACCTCTACCTGCAGAAGTGGAGCGGGTCGGCGTGGGTCGACGTCGCAGAGGGCGCGACGTCGTCGAACGCGGAGACGCTCACCTACTCGGGCACCGCCGGCAACTACCGTTTCCAGGTGCACGCGTACAGCGGTTCCGGCGCCTACACGATGGGCTTCAGCAACCCGTAACCAGCACCATCAGACGTGCCCGGCAGGCTCACCCGGCCCGCCGGGCACATCTGTGTCGATCAGAGGTAGGACAGCGTCGCCGATCCCGTCGCCGCGCTGTTGGGATTGACGAGCACGGTCCAGGTGCCTGTCGCGTTCAGCGTGAAGTCGCCGTAGGTCGCCGAGCCGCTGATCGTGAAGTAGCCGAGGTAACCGCCGGTCGGGTTGTAGAGCTCGACGTACGCCTGACCGCCGCCCCAGTATGTCGACGACGCGGAGATGCGGATGTGCTGGCCGCTCGTACCGGAGAGGGTGTAGCGGGCGTTCTGGCCCCGCAGCCCGATGGTCGTGGTGACGGGGACAGCCGGGGTGAGGGAGCCGCCGAGGATGTCCCGGCCCAGGGTAAGGGTGACCGACCCCGTCGCGGCGCTATTGGGGTTGATCACGGCGGTCCAGGTGCCCGTGGCGTTCAACGTGAAGTCGCCGTAGGTCGCCGAGCCGCTGATCGTGAAGTAGCCGAGGTAACCGCCGGTCGGGTTGTAGAGCTCCACGTAGGCGATGCCACCGCCCCACGAAGTCGACGACGCGTCGAAGGTCACGTGCTCACCAGATGTCCCGGAGAAGGTGTAGCGGGCGTTCTGACCCCGGAACCCGATCGCCGTCGTCACCGCGGTGCCGGATGTCAGAGAACCGCCGAGGATGTCCCGGGCGAACGTCAGCGTCACCGACCCCATCGCAGCGCTGCTGGGATTGATCACCACGGTCCAGGTCCCCGTGGCGTTGAGGGTGAAGTCGCCGAAGGTCGCCGAGCCGCTGATCGTGAAGTAGCCGAGGTAGCCGCCGGTCGGGTTGTAGAGCTCCACATACGCCACACCACCACCCCACGAAGTCGACGACGCGTCGAAGGTCACGTGCTCCCCGGCCGTCCCGGAGAAGGTGTAGCGGGCGTTCTGACCACGGAACCCGATCGCCGTCGTCACCGCCGTGTCGGGGGTGAGGGAGCCGCCGAGGATGTCGCGGGCGAAGGCGATCGTCGCCGCACCCGTCGCCGCGCTGCTGGGATTGACCACCGCAGTCCAGGTCCCGGTCGCGTTCAGCGTGAAGTCGCCGAACGTCGCCGAACTGCTCATCGAGAAGTAGCCGAGGTAACCGCCGGTCGGGTTGTAGAGCTCCACATACGCCACACCACCACCCCACGAAGTCGACGACGCGTCGAAGGTCACGTGCTCCCCGGCCGTCCCGGAGAAGGTGTAGCGGGCGTTCTGACCCCGGAACCCGATCGCCGTCGTCACCGCGACACCGGAGGTGAGGGCGCCGCCGGCGAGGTCGACGGCGTAGGTGAAGGTGGCGGCCCCGACCGCGCTGCCGCTGGGGTCGATGACGATCGTCCAGGTGCCGGTGGCGTTCAGCGTGAAGTCGCCGAACGTCGCCGAACTGCTCATCGAGAAGTAGCCGACGTAGCCGCCGGAGGGGTTGTAGAGGTTGCCGTAGGCCACGCCACCGCCCCAGGACGAGGAGGAGACGTCGAAGGTGATGTGCTCGCCGCTGACCCCCGCGAAGGTGTAGCTCGCGGTCCCTCCCGGTACGGCGACGGTGGCGGTGACCGGATCGCCGGAGGTGAGCACTGCGGCGGATGCGGGGGCCGCGGGGGCGACGATGACGAGAGCGGCCAGGACGGACGAGGCTGCGAGTGTGGCGAGACGACGGAACATGGCTCCTTCTTCCCTGCGACGAAGACGCACGGGTAGGGGGAGCTGGCCAGCTCAGATCGGCAGTTGCTGATGTAACTGTAGGCGCTCCGGCGGCTCGGAGCTGGACAGAGACTGACCAGCTTCGGCAAACCCGCCACTGCCAGGTACTTGTCGGATCAACGACATTTATATTATGCAGAAACTTGAATGTGTCGATTCTCACAGATGACGTGCGTCTAGCGATGCATGTCTATGAAGGGAGGCACATGGAACCCACCACACCGGCTGTGTCCCGCCGCGGAATCCTCACCGCTGCAGCCGCCGCTGGTTCCGCGCTCGCATTGGCGGTGCCGACAGCGGCATCGGCGAGCACCACCGCAGCTCCAGCGGTCCCGCTTGTGGAGCACAGCCGCATCGGTGCCGTGCTCACCCGATCGCCCTCGGGCGCCGAGGTGACTCTGCGCTACGCGCCGGACTTCCACGACCGGCTCGGCGACTGGATGCGTCTCTGGTGGGCCAACGCCCCCGGGGACTGGATCGCCCCGTTCGAGCTCACCACCGCAGGCACGTCCAACGGCGGACATGCCCTGCTGCTCGTCGGGATCAGCTACACGCGTACCGACCGCCTGCGCGCGGGCTTCGACGCGTCCGTGCGTGACAGCCGCTACTGGGCCACGCTCGCCAGCCTCTACCACCACTTTCCCAGGGTGACGGCCGGCGCTGGACACCTGGAGATCTCCGACGGCCACCCCGGCTTCACCGGCGGCTCCGACCAGGTCTCGTTCGTCCGGGCCGCCATCGCGGGCGTCTGGGCGGGCTCGGCTTCGGCCACCGGCGGCTGGGCAGCCGACGCCAACCGGATCCTGCGCGCCGCGGGCGGATCCGGCGACATCACCAGCCGCCAGGGCTGGTCCGCTTTCACCGAGGCCACGCTGCGGCGGGGCCTGTCCGTCCACCACAACCGCTAGGGGTATCCGATGGCAACATCACGTCATGATTTCCGCTTCGTCGTCGACGGCGTCGACCTCACCGAGGCACAGCGCGTCCGCATCGCCAACGAGATCCAGAAGGCCGGGCTCGCCGCGCTGCAGAACGCCAGCGTCAACCTGCTGCGGCCGATCACCGTCGGCCACGCCAACTGGCCGGTCCTGCGGCCCGAGTGGTACGGCCTCTGGGTGATCGACGGACCCCGGGCCGACCAGGTCGGGCAGCAGATCAACGCCATCGGGTTCTACCAGTAATGATCGACGACCAGCGGCGTGTGGAACCTGTCGACCGGATGTGCCCCAGCACACCGGCGGGCAACGCCACCGTCTTCCTGGGGATGATCACACCGATGGGCAAGGTCGCCTACATCACCCCGGAGGTTCCCGCCGAGACGGTGCTCTCCGGCATGGACGACTCTGCCGGGCCGCTGGAGGCGAGCTACCGGTTCGCCGGGCCATGCGTCACGAGCAGGTGCGGATTCTGGACCGGTGAGCACTGCGGCCTCGGCGCCACACTGGTCGAGTCCTATCAGGCCAGCGGTGGCGAGGAGGTCGACCTGCCCAAGTGCGCCATCCGGCGGAACTGCCGGTGGTTCGCCGAGCAGGGCCCGGCGGCCTGTTCGCCCTGCTCCTACGTGGTCACCGACGCGCGTTGACGGGTAATCCGGGAACCCGCCCCCGGACTACTCCGCTGCCGCCACCGGGCGACCGACCGTGAGCGCCTGACGCAGGTCGGGCTCGACGGAGGCGACGTAGTGCGCGTCCGGCTCGGCACCGACGGCATCCAGCGTCTTGCTGAAGAAGCACCGCGCTGTCGCGGCGAGCACCACCTGGAGGATGTCCTCCTCCCCCAGCCCGTGCCCGCGCAGCTCCTCGACGTCGGCCTCGGTGATCGCGGTGGCGTCGGCGACGACCTTCTCGGCGAAGGTCATGACAGCCACGTCGCTCGCGTCGAGCCCCGCGCTGCCGTGGTGCGTGGCGATGGCCCGCACGGTCTCCGCGTCGTAGAACCGATCCCGCAGCACCTTGCCATGGGCGAGGGCGCAGTAGCTCGACTTCAGCGCCCGAGCGGCGGCGAGCGTTACCAGCTCGTAGCGGCGCAGGTCCATGCCGCCCTTGATGGTGACGTTGAGCTGCTGCCACGCGGCGAGGACCGCGGGCCGCAGTGAGAAGACCTCGGTGTAGTTGGCGACGAACCCGTTGGCGGCCCGGTCGGCGGCGAGGAGGCTCGCGGCCTCGGGCGTGGCATCGGCCTCGTCAGGCACCCGCAGGAAGCTCATGCCACCGAGCCTACGCGTCCCGATGATCGCGCCGTTTCTCGGATTCCGGCACATCGCATGATCGCGTTGTTTCCGGGAAACAGTCCCTCGCCCACCTGTTGAGAGGTCGGCTTCCCGGAAACAACGCGATCAACGCGTGAGCAACGACGCCGCGTCAGGACGCGGACGCGTCGATCAGGCTCTGCGGGCGCATGTCCGTCCAGTTGGCGTTGACGTAGTCGAGGCAGTCCTGCCGCCCGGCCGGCCCGAACGCCGTGCGCCACCCACCGGGGACCTCGGCGAACTCGGGCCACAGGCTGTGCTGGTTCTCCTCGTTGACCAGCACCAGGTAGGTGCCGTCGGTGTTCTCGAAAGGGTTCGTCATGACATCTCCGGTTCGGTGTAGGTGATCAGTGCGTGCAGCGCCCGGAACCAGGTCCGGGCCAGGTCGTCGACGGATTCGGCGGCGAGCACCGCACCGGGCCAGGCCCAGGTGACGCTGAGCTCGGGCCCGCCGGGACGGTCCTCGGTCTGTGCGTTGACGACGAGGCAGTAGGTCTCGGCCATCTCCTCGTCGGCTCCGTTGTCGGCGGCCTCCGCCTCGGGAGCGAACTCCCAGTCGGCGGCCTCGGGGAAGTCGAACCGCCCCATGTAGTTGAACTCGATCTGCGGCGACGGCAACTCCGCCAGCACCGCCGAGGTCCGGGGGTTCAGATAGCGGAGCAACCCGAACCCCATTCCGTTGTCGGGCAGTCCGGCGAGGTGCGCTCGCACGGCCGCGACCGCCCGGCCCGCCGCCGGTCCCCCGGCGAACGCCTCGTCGAGGTCGATGGAGCTGACGTCGAGGCAGATCGGGAAGACGTTGGTGAACCACCCGACCGTGGCCGACAGGTCGGCGTCGCCGGCGAGCTGCTCCTCCCGCCCATGGCCCTCCAGCGAGACGAGCACCGAGTCGCCCTCGCCACCCTGCCGGCGCCGCCAGTCCGCGACGGCGAGCCCGAGCGCGGTGAGCAGCACGTCGTTGATGCTCGCCCCGAGTGCCGTCGGCACCCTGGTCAGCAGCGGTTCGGTCGCCGCCGTCGGCAGGGACAGGGTGATCTCCTGGATCGTGGCGGCGATGTCCCGCTTCTGGTCCAGCTCGCTGCGCAGCGGCAGCGGGGTACCTCGGCCGAGCAGCTCCGTCCACATCGGCAGCTCAACCTCGCGCGCGGCGGCCTGGCGGGTGAGCGCGGTCGACCAGCGGCGGAACGGCGTACCCACCTGGGGTAGCTCGGGGCGGCGGCCCGCTGCCGCTTCGCGCCACGCGGCCGCGAGGTCGGGCAGCAGGATGCGCCAGGACACTCCGTCGACGACGAGGTGGTGCACGATGAGCAGCAGGCGGCCGGGCTGGTCGGGGCCCGCGTCGAACCAGGTCGCGCGGATCATCACCCCGGCGTCGGGGTCGAGCGCGGCCTGCGCGGCGGTCGCGCCCCGCGCCACCGCGGCCCACATGCCCTCGGCGTCCAGGCCGCGCGCATCGACCCGGTCCGTCCAGCTCGCGGCCGTCGACGATCCCCTGGGGGGTACGCCCAAAGCCCACTGCCCCACCCGCTCCAACCGTGCCCGCAGCATGTCGTGCCGATCCACGACCGCCTGCAGCGCGGCGAGCAGGTTCTCCCAGCCGAGCCGGGCCGGTACCTGCACGACAGCAGACTGGTTGAACCCGTCGATCGGCCCGCCCAGCTCCCGCAGCCAGTGCATGACCGGTGTCAGCGGCAGCGTGCCGACGGCGTCGGCGGTCTCGTCCGCCCCGGTCAGCTCGGTCGCTGCCACGGCGAGTGCGGCGACGGTCCGTGCGGCGAAGATCTGCCGTGGCGTGATCCGCAGCCCGGCCGCCCGGGCCCGGCTGACGAGCTGCATCGCGACGATGCTGTCCCCGCCGAGGGCGAAGAAGTCGTCGTCGATGCTCACCTCTGGCGCCCCGAGTACGGTCGCGACTACGCCGCAGAGCACCCGTTCGCGCTCGTCGCGCGGCGCCCGGCCGGCGGGTAGCGCGGCGAGGTCCGGCCCGGGCAGCGCGCTGCGGTCGATCTTGCCGTTGGCGAGCACCGGCAGCCGCTCCAACAGCACGAACGCGGTCGGAACCATGTGCTCCGGCAGTCTCGCCGCAACGAACGCCCGCAGCTCCTCCACGCTCGCGCCGCCCCCCAAAGCACCACCTCTTGAAGAGTTGCTGCTATCCGTGCCGCCACCCTCCGCACCAACTCTTGAAGAGTTGGTCCCATCCGCGCCGTCCCCGTTAGCAGCAACTCTTGAAGAGTTGCTGCTAACGGCGGCGGCTGTGACCACATAGGCGACGAGCTGCTTCACGCCGGGCCGGTGCTCGCGAATGACGACCACCGCCTCCGCGACCGACGGATGCCCGGCGAGGGCGGTCTCGATCTCCCCGAGCTCGACCCGGTAGCCCCGGATCTTGACCTGCTCGTCGGCGCGGCCCAGGTACTCCAGCGTTCCGTCGGCGGTCCACCTGGCCAGGTCACCCGTGCGGTACATCCGGGCACCGGGCGGGCCGTAGGGGTCGGCGGTGAAGCGCTCGGCGGTGAGGTCCGGCCGCCCCAGGTACCCTCGGGCGAGCCCGGCCCCCGCGAGGTGCAGCTCCCCGGCGACCCCGACCGGCACGTGCCGCAGCGCGGTGTCGAGGACATAGGCCCGTCCGCCCCGGACAGGCCGTCCGACCAGCGGCGACGAGGTGTCGCCGATCCGGGCGACGAGAGCGTCCACGGTCGCCTCGGTCGGGCCGTAGAGGTTGAACGCCTCCGTCCGCGGCAGCGACCCGAGCTGGGCCCAGAGCGCCGGTGACACCGCCTCACCGCCGACGCCGATCACCGCGAGCGGGCAGTCGCCGCCGTCGAGGAGCCCGGCTCCGGCGAGCTGCGTCACGTGCGACGGGGTCAGCTCGATGAAGTCGATCCCCTCGCGCCGGATCAGTGCCGTGAGCTGCTCGGGGTCGCGCTGGACCTCCTCGGTGACGATGTGCAGTTCATGCCCGTCGAGCAGCCAGAGCTGCGGCTGCCAGGACGCGTCGAAGGAGAACGACCAGGCGTGCCCGACCCGCAGGTGCTCCCGTCCGGTCCGCTCCCGCGCGGGCTGGAAGAGCTGTGCCCGGTGGCTGCGGAAGAGGTTGACGAGGTTGCGCTGGCTGACGACGACGCCCTTCGGCTTGCCGGTGGAGCCCGACGTGTAGATCACGTACGCCGGGTGGTCCGGTGAGACCGGGGCGGTGCGCCCGGTGTCGGTGAGGTTGTGCCCGTCCTGGACCGCGAGCAGCTCGGCGACGCGCGGGGTGTCGAGGACGAGCGCGGGTCGGGCGGCGGCGGGCAGGTTCGGAGCCACCTCCTCGACGGTGACGACGAGGGCGGGTGAGGCGTCGTCGAGCATCGCCGCGATCCGCGCCGCCGGGTAGGCCGGGTCGATCGGCAGGTACGCCGCGCCCGCCTTCTGCACCGCGAGGATCGCCGCGATCATGTCGGCGGTCCGGGGCAGCGCGAGTGCGACGATCTGCTCCGGTCCGATGTGGAGCTGGGCGAGGAGCCGGGCGAGCCGGTTGGCGCGCAGGTTGAGCTCGGCGAAGCTCCACCGGGTGCCCTGGCAGGCCACGGCGGGCGCGTCGGGCGAGAACGCCGCCTGCGCCTCGAAGATCGACGGCACGGTCGCGTCCGGCCCGTCGGCCTGGTCGCCCGCCGCTCCGTCACGCTGTGCAGCAAAGCGTGGCTTCCCGTCGCCGGATGGCGACGTTGTGCTGCACAGCCTGACGGAGTTCCACGACGTGAGGATCCGTTCCCGCTCCGCCGGGGCGGTGAGGTCCAGGCGCCCGACTGGCAGGTCCGGCCCGGCCGCGATGCCGGTGAGGATCTGCGTCAGCGCCGCGACGAGCCGCTCGGCGGCCGCCCGGTCGAAGAGGTCCGGGCGGAACTCCAGCACCAGGCGCAGCCGCTCGCCCGGGTCGACTACCCAGGTCAGCGGGTAGTGCGTGGCGTCGCGCCCGCCGGCGTCGGCCGGCCGCAGCAGTGCACCGTCGTCGGTGGACTCCTCCTGGTCCGGGTAGTTCTCGAAGATGAACAGGGTGTCGAAGAGCTCCCCCAGCCCGGCGGTGCGCTGCACGTCGGCGAGCCCGAGGTACTGGTGGTCCATCAGCGCCGACTGCTCGTCCTGGACCCGCCGCAGCAGCGCGGTCACCGGCTCGGCCTGATCGACCCGGACCCGGACCGGGACGGTGTTGATGAACAGGCCGATCATCGACTCGACACCGGGCAGCCCGGCGGGCCGGCCGGAGACCGTGGCGCCGAAGACGACGTCGGCACGCCCGGTCAGGCGGCCGAGCAGAACGCCCCACGCCGTCTGGACCAGCGTGTTCAGGGTGACGCCGCGCTCTCTGGCGAGCGCCGCGAGCGAAGCGGTGACGGGTGCGGGCAGCTCGTGCTCGGCCAGCTCCGGCACGATCGGCTGGCGCTGCTGGTCGATCGGGGCGAGCCGGGTCGGTTCGCCGAGCCCGCCGAGCGCCTCCGCCCAGGCCCGCTCGGCGGCGGTGCGGTCCTGCGCGGCGAGCCAGCCGAGGAAGTCGCGGTAGGCGGGCGGTGGCGCGAGCGGCTGCGTACCGGCCTCGTAGAGCGCGGAGAGCTCCGCGATGAGCGGCCCGCGGGACCAGCCGTCGAGCAGCAGGTGCTGGTGGGTGAGGACGAGCCGGTGCCGCTCCGGTCCGACGCGCACGAGGAGCAGCCGCAGCAGGGGCGCGACCGCCGGATCGAAGCGGCGCTCCTCCTCGGCGAGGCAGCGCTGCCACGCCTCTTCCCGCGCGTCGGTGTCCAATCCCGACAGATCCGCCTCGGCCCAGGGCAGCACGACACCGCGCGCCACGACGGCGACGGGACGGCCGGAGGCGAGGTGCCGGAACCCCGCGCGCAGGTTGGCGTGCCGCTGGAGCAGCGCCTGCCCGGCCGCGCGCAGCCGGAACGCGTCGACGGGCCCGTCGAGGTCGAAGACCATCTGGACCGTGTAGACGTCGACCCCGTCGGCGTCGAACGACGCGTGGAAGAGCAGCCCCGCCTGCAGCGGAGAGAGCGGCAGCACCTCCTCGGCATCGAGGGCGGCGAGTTCCCGGGCCTCGTCGTCGGTGAGGTCGGCGAGCACGGGTGCGGCGGCCCGCACGCTGTCGCCGCTGGTCACCCCGGCCGCCTCGGCGAGCGCGGCGGGCGTGCGGAGCTGGAAGACCTGCCGCGGCGTGATCGTCAGCCCGGCCGCACGGGCCCGGCTGACGAGCTGGATGGAGACGATGCTGTCCCCGCCGAGGGCGAAGAAGTCGTCGTCGGCACCGGCCGCGGGCACGCCCAGCAGGTGGGCGAAGAGCTCACAGAGCAACTGCTCCCCGGGGGTACGCGGGGCGCGGCCGACCGCCACCGCCGCGAAGTCCGGCGCCGGAAGTGCTGCCCGGTCGAGCTTGCCGTTGACGGAGACCGGCAGCGCGTCGAGGACGACGAAGGCCGACGGCACCATGTGGTCCGGCAGCTCCCGTGCGAGAAACGCCCGCAGGTCGTCGACTCCGTCGAGCGCGCGAATAGCACCAACTCTTGAAGAGTTGCGCCGATCTTGGTCCTCGGTGGGAGCGCCCGGGACGACATACGCCACGAGGTGCGCCGCGCCTGGGCGGTCCTGGCGGAGGGTGAGCGCCGCCTGGCGTACCCCCGGATGTCTGGTGATGACCGCTTCGATCTCGCCCAGCTCGACCCGCAGGCCTCTGATCTTGACCTGGCCGTCGGCGCGGCCGACGAATTCGAGGACCCCGTCGGCGGACCAGCGGACGACATCGCCGGTGCGGTACATCCGCTCGCCCGGCCCGCCGAACGGGTCGGCGAC
It contains:
- a CDS encoding S1 family peptidase, with the protein product MNRRIFYISAVATLTMGITAALTYPAVAGQRAESVNDAATAAGVSPQVFEALARDLKLDTAGVSVRLANEAKANKSDLKLRKSLGKSYAGAWLSADAKTFTIAVTGEAQAEQVRAAGATPRLVKHSLQQLDAVKAKLDANSAKAPKAVPGWYVDVTTNTVVVLARAGADTAGFLKQIGADISAIRIEVSTENPVPLIDVIGGNAYYIGGSRCSVGFPVTIGFVSAGHCGTTGSTTTQPSGTFGGSSFPGNDYSYVRTASGNTPRPLVNRYSGSTTVSVAGSTDAAIGASVCRSGSTTGWHCGTIGARNASVTYSQGTVSGLIRTNVCAEPGDSGGSLIAGNQAQGVTSGGSGNCTSGGTTYFQPVNEILQAYGLTLMTSGTTPPSSPPPTSGCTGYEFTRSGTLSSGGVAYQPDNSYYTSTVSGTHRGCLRGPSGTDYDLYLQKWSGSAWVDVAEGATSSNAETLTYSGTAGNYRFQVHAYSGSGAYTMGFSNP
- a CDS encoding peroxidase-related enzyme (This protein belongs to a clade of uncharacterized proteins related to peroxidases such as the alkylhydroperoxidase AhpD.); this translates as MSFLRVPDEADATPEAASLLAADRAANGFVANYTEVFSLRPAVLAAWQQLNVTIKGGMDLRRYELVTLAAARALKSSYCALAHGKVLRDRFYDAETVRAIATHHGSAGLDASDVAVMTFAEKVVADATAITEADVEELRGHGLGEEDILQVVLAATARCFFSKTLDAVGAEPDAHYVASVEPDLRQALTVGRPVAAAE
- a CDS encoding MbtH family protein, encoding MTNPFENTDGTYLVLVNEENQHSLWPEFAEVPGGWRTAFGPAGRQDCLDYVNANWTDMRPQSLIDASAS